One segment of Variovorax paradoxus DNA contains the following:
- a CDS encoding L,D-transpeptidase Cds6 family protein: protein MNRLLTCLLGTGLAATAALAAPATPAPAPAASEFPPSNPAEAIAEVEAVVRAWAAAWSARDVPRYLSAYAPEFTPARGQDRLAWETDRRARIAGKSAIRVDIEKLVISIRGPSASATFWQVYSADKLSERSRKTLELQRVGNRWLIRRESAGG from the coding sequence ATGAACCGACTGCTGACATGCCTGCTGGGCACCGGCCTGGCGGCGACTGCTGCGCTCGCGGCTCCGGCCACGCCGGCCCCTGCACCTGCCGCATCCGAGTTTCCACCGTCGAACCCCGCCGAGGCCATCGCCGAAGTCGAGGCCGTCGTGCGCGCCTGGGCTGCGGCGTGGTCGGCCCGTGACGTGCCGCGCTACCTCTCTGCGTACGCGCCCGAGTTCACGCCGGCGCGCGGCCAGGATCGCCTCGCCTGGGAGACCGACCGGCGCGCACGCATCGCCGGCAAGTCGGCCATCCGCGTGGACATCGAGAAACTCGTCATCAGCATTCGCGGCCCGTCCGCAAGCGCCACCTTCTGGCAGGTCTACAGCGCCGACAAGCTGAGCGAAAGAAGCCGCAAGACGCTCGAGTTGCAGCGCGTGGGCAACCGCTGGCTCATCCGCAGGGAAAGCGCGGGCGGCTGA
- a CDS encoding DMT family transporter: MQSNGTLRGIAAMLLACAFFGCMDAVLKYLSGHYPPAQVMALRGLTALPLVCLYIAFRREAAGVFHRRLRWRLHLLRTVLNMTMLMLFVYGLRSLGLAEAYTLTFIAPLLMVLIAVPMLGESIQRRHWIAIGLGFAGVVVALRPERGAFLSMGAVAILVAAVCYALSNMLGRLVSRTESSAALVFWTTAGMAVAGTLLSLPNWVAILPQHGWALAGLAISGFLGQMAIAEAFRHGQAAAIAPFEYSALAWALLLDWLFWQATPDAWTLGGGALIVASGLWLARSEAPRSAQRERQAT, encoded by the coding sequence ATGCAATCGAACGGAACCCTGCGCGGCATCGCCGCAATGCTGCTGGCCTGCGCCTTCTTCGGCTGCATGGACGCGGTGCTCAAGTACCTGTCCGGCCACTATCCGCCAGCGCAGGTGATGGCGCTGCGGGGCCTCACCGCGCTGCCCCTGGTGTGCCTGTACATCGCCTTTCGACGCGAGGCCGCCGGGGTCTTCCACCGCCGGTTGCGCTGGCGCCTGCACCTGCTGCGCACGGTGCTGAACATGACGATGCTCATGCTCTTCGTCTACGGCCTGAGGTCGCTGGGCCTGGCAGAGGCCTACACGCTCACCTTCATCGCACCGCTGCTGATGGTGCTCATCGCCGTCCCGATGCTGGGCGAGTCGATCCAGCGGCGGCACTGGATCGCGATCGGACTCGGCTTCGCCGGCGTGGTGGTCGCGCTGCGGCCGGAGCGGGGAGCGTTCCTCTCGATGGGCGCCGTGGCGATCCTGGTGGCCGCGGTCTGCTACGCGCTGTCGAACATGCTGGGCCGGCTGGTGAGCCGCACCGAATCGAGCGCCGCGCTGGTCTTCTGGACAACGGCCGGCATGGCCGTGGCCGGCACGCTGCTGTCGCTGCCGAACTGGGTGGCCATCCTGCCACAGCACGGCTGGGCGCTCGCTGGGCTGGCCATCAGCGGCTTTCTCGGCCAGATGGCGATTGCCGAGGCATTCCGCCACGGGCAGGCCGCCGCCATCGCACCGTTCGAATACAGCGCCCTCGCCTGGGCGCTGCTGCTGGACTGGCTGTTCTGGCAGGCCACGCCCGATGCATGGACGCTGGGCGGCGGCGCGCTGATCGTCGCGAGCGGCCTGTGGCTCGCGCGCAGCGAAGCGCCCCGATCTGCACAGCGGGAGCGGCAAGCGACCTGA
- the gcvH gene encoding glycine cleavage system protein GcvH yields MSIKYTKDHEWVSAEGDAATVGITVHAQDALGDVVFVDLPEVGKTFAQGEVAGVVESVKAAADVFMPVSGEITEVNEALRADPSLANSDPLASGWFFKVKLSEPAQLDALLDAASYDKFAAES; encoded by the coding sequence ATGAGCATCAAGTACACCAAGGACCACGAATGGGTGTCGGCCGAGGGCGACGCAGCCACCGTCGGCATCACCGTGCACGCGCAGGATGCGCTGGGCGACGTGGTGTTCGTCGACCTGCCCGAAGTGGGCAAGACCTTCGCGCAGGGCGAAGTCGCCGGCGTCGTCGAATCGGTCAAGGCCGCCGCGGACGTGTTCATGCCCGTCTCGGGCGAGATCACCGAAGTGAACGAAGCCCTGCGCGCCGACCCGTCGCTGGCCAACAGCGACCCGCTGGCCAGCGGCTGGTTCTTCAAGGTCAAGCTGAGCGAGCCCGCGCAGCTCGACGCCCTGCTGGACGCCGCCAGCTACGACAAGTTCGCCGCCGAATCCTGA
- the gcvT gene encoding glycine cleavage system aminomethyltransferase GcvT yields MASSSSPASDALLKTPLYGLHVELGARMVPFAGYAMPVQYPAGLMAEHKHTRDAAGLFDISHMGQLRLVGPDAAAAFETLMPVDVIDLPAGKQRYGLLLNDEGGILDDLMFFNEGNGSIFVIVNGACKVADIAHIQQKIGARCEVQPLPDHALLALQGPQAAATLARLSPGIERFVFMTGGAVQIGGIPAFVTRSGYTGEDGFEISVAAANAEPLARLLLAQPEVKPVGLGARNSLRLEAGLCLYGNDIDTTTTPVEASLNWAMQKVRRTGGARAGGFPGADRILAQLAAATAGAAGHTDHDTLKRKRVGLVALERVPVRDGTVLQSFEGQDIGIVTSGLLGPTADRCIAMGYLATAFSEPGTRVQAIVRGKPVPMEVSTMPFVPTRYYRG; encoded by the coding sequence GTGGCTTCCTCTTCCTCCCCAGCCTCCGACGCCCTTCTCAAGACGCCGCTGTACGGCCTCCACGTGGAACTCGGCGCCCGCATGGTGCCCTTCGCGGGCTACGCGATGCCGGTCCAGTACCCGGCCGGCCTCATGGCCGAACACAAGCACACGCGCGACGCGGCCGGCCTTTTCGACATCTCCCACATGGGCCAGTTGCGCCTGGTCGGCCCCGACGCCGCGGCCGCTTTCGAGACCCTGATGCCGGTCGACGTGATCGACCTGCCCGCCGGCAAGCAGCGCTACGGCCTGCTGCTGAACGACGAGGGCGGCATCCTCGACGACCTGATGTTCTTCAACGAGGGCAACGGCTCGATCTTCGTGATCGTCAACGGCGCCTGCAAGGTCGCGGACATCGCGCACATCCAGCAGAAGATCGGCGCACGCTGCGAGGTGCAGCCCCTGCCCGACCATGCCCTGCTGGCCCTGCAGGGCCCGCAGGCCGCCGCCACGCTGGCGCGGCTGTCGCCCGGCATCGAGCGCTTCGTGTTCATGACCGGCGGTGCGGTGCAGATCGGCGGCATTCCCGCCTTCGTCACCCGCAGCGGCTACACCGGCGAGGACGGGTTCGAGATCTCGGTGGCCGCCGCGAACGCCGAGCCGCTGGCCCGCCTGCTGCTGGCCCAGCCCGAGGTGAAGCCCGTGGGCCTCGGCGCGCGCAATTCGCTGCGCCTGGAAGCCGGCCTGTGCCTGTACGGCAACGACATCGACACCACCACCACGCCGGTCGAGGCCTCGCTCAACTGGGCAATGCAGAAGGTGCGCCGCACTGGCGGGGCGCGCGCAGGCGGCTTTCCCGGCGCCGACCGGATCCTGGCGCAGCTTGCCGCCGCCACCGCGGGCGCGGCCGGCCACACCGACCACGACACCCTCAAGCGCAAGCGCGTGGGCCTCGTCGCCCTCGAGCGCGTGCCGGTGCGCGACGGCACGGTGCTGCAGTCGTTCGAAGGCCAGGACATCGGCATCGTCACCAGCGGCCTGCTCGGCCCGACGGCCGACCGCTGCATCGCCATGGGTTACCTGGCCACGGCGTTCTCGGAGCCCGGCACGCGCGTGCAGGCCATCGTGCGCGGAAAGCCGGTGCCGATGGAGGTCTCGACCATGCCTTTCGTGCCGACACGCTACTACCGCGGCTGA
- a CDS encoding DUF3014 domain-containing protein, with the protein MSDSDTRDTPEFRPRRETPVGAIVVALLVLLAAAFFGWRWYQQQQQKPVEPAPVAAAPNDAPAPPPPVAAQPTGPQNPVDALAPPDAALPRLADSDSRVMKALAELLGAKNAEAFLRSDGIVHRFVATVDNLAREQAPANTWPVQPTGQRFITEGQGEAQAISPNNAARYNGIVLLAESIDPAKAAAVYAKLYPLFQQAYEELGYPGRYFNDRLIAVIDHLLQAPEPKGPVQVKLVEVKGDIPSQRPWVRYEYVDPQLESLSSGQKIMVRMGPENERKVKASLRGLRQQIATGDVAKKKQP; encoded by the coding sequence ATGTCCGACAGCGACACCCGCGACACCCCCGAATTCAGACCCCGCCGCGAGACGCCCGTGGGCGCCATCGTTGTCGCGCTGCTGGTGCTGCTCGCGGCCGCGTTCTTCGGTTGGCGCTGGTACCAGCAGCAACAGCAGAAGCCCGTGGAACCCGCGCCGGTTGCCGCCGCACCCAACGATGCGCCGGCGCCACCGCCGCCCGTCGCGGCGCAGCCCACAGGGCCGCAGAACCCGGTCGATGCGCTTGCGCCGCCGGACGCCGCACTGCCCAGGCTCGCCGACTCCGACTCGCGCGTGATGAAGGCGCTGGCCGAGCTGCTCGGCGCAAAGAACGCCGAGGCCTTCCTGCGCTCCGACGGCATCGTGCACCGCTTCGTCGCCACGGTGGACAACCTCGCGCGCGAGCAGGCGCCGGCCAATACCTGGCCGGTGCAGCCCACCGGCCAGCGTTTCATCACCGAAGGGCAGGGCGAGGCGCAGGCCATCTCGCCGAACAATGCCGCCCGCTACAACGGCATCGTGCTGCTGGCCGAGTCGATCGATCCGGCCAAGGCGGCGGCGGTGTACGCGAAGCTCTATCCGCTGTTCCAGCAGGCCTACGAGGAGCTGGGCTATCCGGGCCGCTACTTCAACGACCGGCTGATCGCGGTGATCGACCACCTGCTGCAGGCACCGGAGCCCAAGGGTCCGGTGCAGGTGAAGCTGGTCGAGGTGAAGGGCGATATCCCGTCGCAGCGGCCGTGGGTGCGCTACGAGTACGTCGATCCGCAGCTCGAGTCGCTATCTTCCGGCCAGAAGATCATGGTACGCATGGGACCGGAGAACGAGCGCAAGGTGAAGGCCAGCCTGCGCGGGCTGCGCCAGCAGATCGCCACGGGAGACGTGGCGAAGAAGAAGCAGCCCTAG
- a CDS encoding AraC family transcriptional regulator codes for MDKEINLRPEEGESTPRAVAALATDPLGDAFIPSHVHRRGQLIHAIAGVMLVRAAAGSWVVPPGRGVWVPAGMAHEIRMAGVVKMRTVFVEPGSRADLGAGCRVIHVGELLRALIVTAVALPRDYAPGGRDERVMELLLDEIEAAPALSLHVPMPGHARLAALCEALVRDPSLPASLDEWAQRLHMNSRTLARLFQRETGMNFGAWCRQARLLLSLPRLAAGASILEVALAHGYESPSAFTAMFRRTLGVPPSAYLSRSPP; via the coding sequence ATGGACAAAGAAATCAACCTGCGGCCCGAGGAGGGCGAATCGACCCCGCGCGCGGTCGCGGCGCTCGCGACCGATCCCCTGGGCGACGCCTTCATTCCGTCGCACGTTCATCGGCGCGGGCAGCTGATCCATGCCATCGCCGGCGTCATGCTCGTGCGCGCGGCGGCCGGAAGCTGGGTCGTGCCGCCGGGGCGCGGCGTGTGGGTGCCGGCCGGCATGGCGCACGAGATCCGCATGGCCGGGGTGGTGAAGATGCGCACCGTCTTCGTCGAACCGGGCTCGCGCGCCGACCTGGGCGCCGGCTGCCGCGTGATCCACGTCGGCGAACTGCTGCGTGCGCTGATCGTCACCGCCGTGGCGCTTCCGCGCGACTATGCGCCGGGCGGGCGCGACGAGCGGGTGATGGAGCTTCTCCTGGACGAGATCGAGGCTGCGCCGGCGCTGTCGCTGCACGTGCCCATGCCGGGCCACGCGAGGCTGGCAGCGCTGTGCGAGGCGCTGGTGCGCGATCCGTCGCTGCCCGCGTCGCTCGACGAATGGGCGCAGCGCCTGCACATGAACAGCCGCACGCTCGCGCGCCTGTTCCAGCGCGAGACCGGCATGAACTTCGGGGCGTGGTGCCGGCAGGCGCGGCTGCTGCTGAGCCTGCCGAGGCTGGCGGCTGGCGCGTCGATCCTCGAAGTGGCTCTGGCGCACGGCTACGAGAGCCCGAGCGCCTTCACCGCCATGTTCCGCCGAACGCTGGGCGTGCCGCCCAGCGCGTACCTGAGTCGGTCGCCGCCCTGA
- a CDS encoding MFS transporter has protein sequence MNKRRLGLLTGTHAVNDLYQGLVPALLPLMVLERGYSYTAVAGLMLAGTGLSSVVQPLFGLYADRHPRSWLVPTGFLVAALGIVLAGLSRDYLLTWIAIALCGLGIAAYHPPATVAARAAGGTSQKAMSVFSVGGTIGASFAPVLAATAVGGGSLSRSYLLGLPALAMGAIWLLANTGTSGNAAAAASAAARRAGAHMPKPHNDWRAFGWLVATIVGWSIPYVTVLSMLSLRITRDLHGTAFQGAAALTAFTAAGAVGTLLGGWLGDRIGRMGTIRTGYLFALPSMAGIVLAPSPAWALACTALLGTSMFLPFAAQVTLAQDYLPRNPATASGITLGLALSVGGLVSPLFGMLSDARGLGFTFTAVLCVLCAATVLALRLRNRTMQPPPAETAGTEAAA, from the coding sequence ATGAACAAACGCCGCCTCGGGCTGCTCACCGGCACCCATGCCGTCAACGACCTCTACCAGGGCCTCGTGCCTGCCCTGCTGCCGCTCATGGTGCTGGAGCGCGGCTACAGCTACACCGCGGTGGCCGGACTGATGCTGGCGGGCACCGGCCTGTCGAGCGTGGTGCAGCCGCTGTTCGGCCTGTATGCCGACCGCCATCCGCGCAGCTGGCTCGTGCCCACCGGCTTCCTGGTGGCGGCGCTGGGCATCGTGCTGGCGGGGCTGAGCCGGGACTACCTGCTGACCTGGATCGCCATCGCCCTGTGCGGGCTGGGCATCGCGGCCTACCACCCGCCGGCCACGGTGGCGGCGCGCGCGGCCGGCGGCACGTCGCAGAAGGCCATGAGCGTGTTCTCGGTGGGCGGCACCATCGGCGCGTCGTTCGCACCGGTGCTGGCCGCCACGGCGGTCGGCGGCGGCAGCCTGTCGCGCAGTTACCTGCTCGGGTTGCCCGCGCTGGCGATGGGCGCGATCTGGCTGCTCGCCAATACCGGCACTTCGGGGAACGCCGCGGCCGCGGCATCGGCCGCGGCGCGCAGGGCCGGCGCCCACATGCCCAAGCCGCACAACGACTGGCGCGCCTTCGGCTGGCTGGTGGCGACCATCGTGGGCTGGTCGATCCCATACGTCACGGTGCTGTCGATGCTGTCGCTGCGCATCACGCGCGACCTGCACGGCACGGCGTTCCAGGGCGCCGCGGCGCTCACGGCCTTCACCGCCGCGGGCGCGGTGGGCACGCTGCTGGGCGGATGGCTCGGCGACCGCATCGGGCGCATGGGCACCATCCGTACGGGCTACCTGTTCGCCTTGCCATCGATGGCGGGCATCGTGCTGGCGCCGTCGCCGGCCTGGGCGCTGGCCTGCACCGCGCTGCTCGGCACGAGCATGTTCCTGCCGTTCGCCGCGCAGGTCACCCTCGCGCAGGACTATCTGCCGCGCAACCCGGCGACGGCCAGCGGCATCACGCTCGGCCTGGCGCTGTCGGTGGGCGGGCTGGTTTCGCCGCTCTTCGGCATGCTGTCGGACGCGCGCGGCCTCGGCTTCACGTTCACGGCGGTGCTGTGCGTGCTGTGCGCGGCCACCGTGCTGGCGCTGCGGCTGCGCAACCGGACGATGCAGCCCCCGCCCGCGGAAACGGCAGGCACCGAAGCCGCCGCCTGA
- the gcvP gene encoding aminomethyl-transferring glycine dehydrogenase: MPTPALPSLHELENAEEFLARHIGIDAADEARMLPVIGSATRAELIDGIVPTAIRRDKPMRLPAPVTEADALAELKAMASKNKVFRNFIGQGYYGTHTPGVILRNILENPAWYTAYTPYQAEISQGRMEALLNFQTMVCDLTGMAIANASMLDEATAAAEAMTLAKRSVKSKSNVFLVSGDCHPQTIEVIKTRAAPLGIEVKVSTVSETLPHLMVSGEFFGVLAQYPATTGHVHDLRPLAGHAHQCDAALIVAADLLALTLLVSPGEFDADIVCGTTQRFGMPLCNGGPHAAYLACRDSFKRSLPGRLVGVSVDTHGQPAYRLALQTREQHIRREKATSNICTAQVLPAVVASMYAVYHGPDGLVRIAQRVAALTAILSKGLSQMGREPVNTTAFDSLTIRTGDDTAAIIERAQAGGVNLRQRLQQHLGISLDETTTRADIETLWALFVPAGTAMPRFDDLAADTTPLIPEDLRRASAFLSHPVFNTHKSETAMLRYIRSLSDKDLALDRSMIPLGSCTMKLNATSEMIPITWPEFANIHPFAPADQQQGYAQLDAQLRAWLCEATGYAGISLQPNAGSQGEYAGLLAIKSFHEAKGQGHRNICLIPSSAHGTNPASAQMVGMQVVVTACDTQGNVDMDDLKRACEKHSDRLAAVMITYPSTHGVFETRVKELCELVHEHGGRVYVDGANMNALVGVAAPGEFGGDVSHLNLHKTFCIPHGGGGPGVGPVCVVEDLVPYLPGHATAGVPSHGVGAVSAAPLGNAAVLPISWMYCRMMGAKGLQAATETAILSANYISARLKDHYPTLYASPNGHVAHECILDLRPLKDTSGVTAEDVAKRLIDYGFHAPTLSFPVPGTLMVEPTESEPLAELDRFIDAMIAIRGEIRRVEEGVWPKDDNPLKHAPHTAASLLGTEWAHPYSRELGAYPLAALKNAKYWPPIGRVDNVYGDRNLFCSCVPVGDYKEAEEA; this comes from the coding sequence ATGCCGACGCCCGCCCTTCCCTCCCTGCACGAACTCGAGAACGCCGAAGAATTCCTCGCACGCCACATCGGCATCGATGCGGCGGACGAGGCGCGCATGCTGCCGGTGATCGGATCGGCGACGCGCGCCGAACTCATCGACGGCATCGTGCCCACGGCCATTCGCCGCGACAAGCCGATGCGGCTGCCCGCGCCGGTGACCGAGGCGGACGCGCTGGCCGAGCTGAAGGCGATGGCGTCGAAGAACAAGGTGTTCCGCAACTTCATCGGCCAGGGCTACTACGGCACCCACACGCCGGGCGTGATCCTGCGCAACATCCTCGAAAACCCCGCCTGGTACACGGCCTACACGCCCTACCAGGCCGAGATCTCGCAGGGCCGCATGGAAGCCCTGCTCAATTTCCAGACGATGGTGTGCGACCTCACGGGCATGGCGATCGCCAACGCGTCGATGCTCGACGAAGCCACTGCCGCGGCGGAGGCCATGACGCTGGCCAAGCGCAGCGTGAAGAGCAAGAGCAACGTGTTCCTGGTGTCGGGCGACTGCCATCCGCAGACCATCGAAGTGATCAAGACGCGCGCCGCGCCGCTGGGCATCGAGGTCAAGGTGAGCACCGTGTCGGAAACGCTGCCGCACCTGATGGTGAGCGGCGAGTTCTTCGGCGTGCTCGCGCAATACCCCGCCACCACCGGCCACGTGCACGACCTGCGCCCGCTCGCCGGCCATGCGCACCAGTGCGACGCCGCCCTCATCGTGGCGGCCGACCTGCTGGCGCTCACGCTGCTGGTCTCGCCCGGCGAGTTCGACGCCGACATCGTCTGCGGCACCACGCAACGGTTCGGCATGCCGCTGTGCAACGGCGGCCCGCACGCCGCCTACCTGGCCTGCCGCGATTCGTTCAAGCGCTCGCTGCCGGGCCGCCTGGTCGGCGTGAGCGTCGACACGCACGGCCAGCCGGCCTACCGCCTCGCGCTGCAGACGCGCGAGCAGCACATCCGCCGCGAGAAGGCGACCTCGAACATCTGCACCGCACAGGTACTGCCGGCGGTGGTGGCCAGCATGTACGCCGTGTACCACGGGCCGGACGGACTCGTGCGCATCGCGCAGCGCGTGGCCGCGCTCACCGCCATCCTGTCGAAGGGCCTGTCGCAGATGGGCCGCGAGCCGGTCAACACCACGGCTTTCGACTCGCTGACCATCCGCACCGGCGACGACACCGCCGCGATCATCGAACGTGCGCAGGCCGGCGGCGTCAACCTGCGCCAGCGGCTGCAGCAGCACCTGGGCATCTCGCTCGACGAGACCACGACGCGCGCCGACATCGAAACCCTGTGGGCGCTGTTCGTGCCCGCCGGCACCGCGATGCCGCGCTTCGACGACCTGGCCGCGGACACCACGCCGCTCATTCCCGAAGACCTGCGCCGCGCCAGCGCCTTCCTCTCGCACCCGGTGTTCAACACCCACAAGAGCGAGACCGCGATGCTGCGCTACATCCGCAGCCTGTCGGACAAGGACCTCGCGCTCGACCGCAGCATGATTCCGCTGGGCAGCTGCACCATGAAGCTCAACGCGACCAGCGAGATGATTCCGATCACCTGGCCGGAGTTCGCCAACATCCATCCCTTCGCACCCGCCGACCAGCAGCAGGGCTATGCCCAGCTCGATGCGCAACTGCGCGCCTGGCTGTGCGAAGCCACCGGCTACGCCGGCATCAGCCTGCAGCCCAACGCCGGCTCGCAGGGCGAATACGCGGGCCTGCTCGCCATCAAGTCCTTCCACGAGGCCAAGGGCCAGGGCCATCGCAACATCTGCCTGATTCCCTCGTCCGCGCACGGCACCAACCCCGCCAGCGCGCAGATGGTCGGCATGCAGGTGGTGGTGACGGCCTGCGACACGCAGGGCAACGTCGACATGGACGACCTGAAGCGCGCGTGCGAGAAGCACAGCGACAGGCTGGCCGCGGTGATGATCACCTATCCCAGCACGCACGGTGTGTTCGAGACGCGCGTGAAGGAACTCTGCGAGCTCGTGCACGAGCACGGCGGGCGCGTGTACGTCGATGGCGCCAACATGAACGCACTGGTCGGCGTGGCGGCACCGGGCGAATTCGGCGGCGACGTGAGCCACCTGAACCTGCACAAGACCTTCTGCATTCCGCACGGCGGCGGCGGCCCCGGCGTGGGGCCGGTGTGCGTGGTCGAAGACCTCGTGCCATACCTGCCGGGCCATGCCACGGCCGGCGTGCCGTCGCACGGCGTGGGCGCGGTGTCCGCGGCGCCGCTGGGCAACGCGGCGGTGCTGCCGATCAGCTGGATGTACTGCCGCATGATGGGCGCCAAGGGTCTGCAGGCCGCGACCGAGACGGCCATCCTGAGCGCCAACTACATCAGCGCGCGCCTGAAGGACCACTACCCCACGCTGTACGCGAGCCCGAACGGACACGTCGCGCACGAGTGCATCCTGGACCTGCGCCCGCTCAAGGACACCAGCGGCGTCACCGCCGAGGACGTGGCCAAGCGTCTCATCGACTACGGCTTCCACGCGCCCACGCTGAGCTTCCCCGTGCCGGGCACGCTGATGGTCGAGCCGACCGAGAGCGAGCCGCTGGCCGAGCTCGACCGCTTCATCGACGCGATGATCGCCATCCGCGGCGAGATCCGCCGCGTGGAGGAAGGTGTCTGGCCGAAGGACGACAACCCGCTCAAGCATGCGCCGCACACGGCCGCGAGCCTGCTGGGCACCGAGTGGGCCCACCCGTATTCGCGCGAACTCGGCGCCTACCCGCTGGCCGCGCTGAAGAACGCGAAGTACTGGCCGCCCATCGGCCGCGTCGACAACGTCTACGGCGACCGCAACCTGTTCTGCAGCTGCGTGCCCGTGGGCGACTACAAGGAGGCCGAAGAGGCCTGA
- a CDS encoding GGDEF domain-containing protein — translation MVATILVGMLCAHLLCFSAMFFLIGRRLHGSKMGMDLFATGNLMLGLAYALQSAEGGPAWSLMSVIGHTLTLAAPVAYWLGAMRFFGRSVPFWRPLLAVAGAYIAVQVLVQWGFGSVARYALLSAMMALLFLAMTATVIYGVLTFARDLYGEMIFFAVLISGICILNAIKFVNIVGTGLDALRMSGGFQIVFYVYMSFLATVLPPAIVWLVLRRLTDELRNVAARDPLTKLLNRRGLTEALQRHFSFRKAEPAFLVMVDVDHFKRINDNHGHQAGDQALCRVADVLRTHVRGSDLTVRTGGEEFAVICMNADAREVAHLAERLRSAIENTAIFVDGVDGPLHCTATIGISRAFTGEDALESAMKEADAALYQGKGAGRNRVEMWEAVRRDVPASMSDPQASW, via the coding sequence ATGGTCGCAACCATTCTCGTCGGCATGCTTTGCGCACACCTCCTGTGCTTTTCGGCGATGTTCTTTCTCATCGGCAGGCGCCTGCACGGCAGCAAGATGGGGATGGATCTTTTCGCGACGGGCAACCTGATGCTGGGGCTGGCCTATGCGCTGCAGTCGGCCGAAGGAGGTCCGGCCTGGAGCCTGATGAGCGTCATCGGTCACACGCTCACGCTCGCCGCACCGGTGGCGTACTGGCTGGGCGCCATGCGTTTCTTCGGCCGGTCGGTCCCGTTCTGGCGCCCGCTGCTTGCAGTCGCCGGAGCCTACATCGCGGTGCAGGTGCTGGTGCAATGGGGCTTCGGCTCGGTGGCCCGCTACGCCTTGCTCTCGGCCATGATGGCGCTGCTGTTCCTGGCCATGACAGCGACCGTGATCTACGGCGTGCTCACGTTCGCCAGGGACCTGTACGGCGAGATGATATTTTTCGCAGTGCTCATCAGCGGCATCTGCATCCTCAATGCGATCAAGTTCGTGAATATCGTGGGCACCGGGCTGGATGCGCTGCGCATGAGCGGCGGCTTCCAGATCGTGTTCTACGTCTACATGTCGTTCCTGGCCACGGTGCTGCCGCCTGCGATCGTCTGGCTGGTGTTGCGCCGGTTGACCGACGAGTTGCGCAACGTTGCAGCGCGCGATCCCCTCACGAAGTTGCTCAATCGCCGCGGACTCACGGAGGCTCTGCAAAGGCACTTCAGCTTCCGCAAGGCCGAACCGGCCTTTCTGGTGATGGTCGACGTGGATCACTTCAAGCGCATCAACGACAACCACGGTCACCAGGCGGGGGATCAGGCACTGTGCCGCGTGGCGGACGTGTTGCGGACCCATGTGCGAGGAAGCGATCTGACCGTCAGAACCGGCGGAGAGGAATTTGCCGTCATCTGCATGAACGCCGACGCCCGGGAGGTCGCGCACCTGGCGGAGCGCCTGCGCTCGGCCATCGAGAACACCGCGATCTTCGTCGACGGTGTCGACGGCCCGCTGCATTGCACTGCAACGATCGGGATCTCTCGCGCCTTCACAGGCGAGGACGCGCTGGAAAGCGCGATGAAGGAGGCCGACGCGGCGCTCTACCAGGGCAAGGGCGCCGGCCGCAACCGCGTCGAAATGTGGGAAGCCGTCCGCCGCGATGTCCCGGCCTCGATGTCGGATCCGCAAGCGAGCTGGTAG